In Rhizobium sp. WSM4643, the following are encoded in one genomic region:
- a CDS encoding ABC transporter substrate-binding protein, with protein MQKTSKALFGLATAFVMSSALPNLAKADELTLCWAAWDPANALVELSKDFTAKTGTQMKFEFVPWTNYADRFLNELNSHGKLCDLIIGDSQWIGGSAENGHYVKLNDFFDKEGIKMDDFVPATVVGYSEWPKNTPNYWALPAMGDVVGWTYRKDWFEKPELQKEFKEKYGHDLAAPKTYDELKQIAEFFQKRQIDGKTVYGASIYTERGSEGITMGVTNVLYDWGFQYENPKKPYDMEGFVNSADAVKGLEFYKSLYDCCTPPGSSNVYMVESADAFKSGQVAMQMNFAFTWPGLYKDEKVGGKKIGFFPNPAEKAHFAQLGGQGISVVSYSDKRDAALQYIKWFAQPDVQAKWWELGGFSCLNSVVNAPGFAKSQPYAQAFLDSMAIVKDFWAEPSYASLLQAMQKRVHNYVVAGNGTAKEALDGLVKDWSDVFKDDGKI; from the coding sequence ATGCAGAAAACATCGAAAGCCCTTTTCGGGCTGGCCACGGCATTCGTCATGTCGTCGGCATTGCCCAATCTCGCCAAAGCCGATGAACTGACGCTGTGCTGGGCCGCATGGGACCCCGCCAATGCGCTCGTCGAGCTGTCGAAGGATTTCACCGCCAAGACCGGCACGCAGATGAAGTTCGAATTCGTTCCCTGGACGAATTATGCCGATCGCTTCCTCAACGAGCTAAATTCCCACGGCAAGCTCTGCGATCTCATCATCGGCGACAGCCAGTGGATCGGCGGCTCGGCCGAGAATGGCCACTACGTCAAGCTCAACGACTTCTTCGACAAGGAAGGCATCAAGATGGATGACTTCGTGCCGGCGACGGTCGTCGGCTACTCGGAATGGCCGAAAAACACCCCGAACTACTGGGCGCTGCCCGCCATGGGCGACGTCGTCGGCTGGACCTACCGCAAGGACTGGTTCGAGAAGCCGGAACTGCAGAAAGAATTCAAGGAGAAATACGGCCACGATCTCGCAGCGCCGAAGACCTACGACGAGCTGAAGCAGATCGCCGAATTCTTCCAGAAGCGTCAGATCGACGGCAAGACCGTCTACGGCGCCTCGATCTATACCGAGCGCGGCTCCGAAGGCATCACCATGGGCGTGACCAACGTGCTCTACGATTGGGGCTTCCAGTACGAGAACCCGAAGAAGCCCTATGACATGGAAGGTTTCGTCAACTCGGCCGATGCTGTGAAGGGCCTCGAATTCTACAAGTCGCTCTATGATTGCTGCACCCCGCCCGGCAGCTCCAACGTCTACATGGTCGAATCCGCAGACGCCTTCAAATCCGGCCAGGTCGCCATGCAGATGAACTTCGCCTTCACCTGGCCCGGCCTCTACAAGGACGAGAAGGTCGGCGGCAAGAAGATCGGCTTCTTCCCCAATCCGGCTGAAAAGGCCCACTTCGCCCAGCTTGGCGGCCAAGGCATCTCGGTGGTCTCGTACTCCGACAAGCGCGATGCCGCCCTGCAATACATCAAGTGGTTCGCACAGCCGGACGTGCAGGCCAAATGGTGGGAACTCGGCGGCTTTTCCTGCTTGAATTCCGTCGTCAACGCGCCAGGCTTTGCCAAGAGCCAGCCCTATGCCCAGGCCTTCCTGGACTCGATGGCGATCGTCAAGGACTTCTGGGCAGAGCCGAGCTACGCCTCGCTGCTGCAGGCCATGCAGAAGCGCGTTCACAACTACGTGGTCGCCGGCAACGGCACCGCCAAGGAAGCGCTCGACGGTCTGGTGAAAGACTGGAGCGACGTCTTCAAGGACGACGGCAAGATCTGA
- a CDS encoding carbohydrate ABC transporter permease, which yields MTISHSSIVEKAADATARATPSSVARRVRGLSDRAIAWLFIAPAITLLLAINIFPLLWAVYLSFTNYRANRPNAPVVGVGFGNYQRVLNDPDIWQAMQTTAHFVFWTIVLQTVIGFTLAYLIDRKFRGHAFWTTIILIPMMLSPAVVGNFWRFLYEPQIGLFAYAVSLVTGIPTSDIQMLGNVTLAPWAIIIVDTWMWTPYVMLICLAGLRSIPDYIYEAAEVDRASPWRQFWSITVPMALPFIMLAVLFRGIENFKMFDMVTLLTGGGPGSITEVASITLKRAAFESWATGRASAFAIILFVAVFGLANIYVKALNKVKQR from the coding sequence TTGACCATTTCCCATTCCTCCATCGTCGAGAAGGCGGCCGATGCAACCGCGAGGGCAACGCCTTCCTCGGTCGCCCGGCGCGTCCGCGGCCTTTCCGACAGGGCGATCGCCTGGCTATTCATTGCCCCTGCCATCACCCTGCTGCTCGCGATCAACATCTTTCCGCTGCTTTGGGCGGTCTATCTCTCCTTCACTAATTACCGCGCCAATCGGCCGAATGCGCCGGTCGTAGGCGTCGGCTTCGGAAACTACCAGCGCGTTCTCAACGATCCCGATATCTGGCAGGCGATGCAGACCACCGCGCATTTCGTCTTCTGGACGATTGTACTGCAGACGGTGATCGGCTTTACGCTCGCCTATCTGATCGACCGCAAGTTTCGCGGCCACGCCTTCTGGACGACGATCATTCTGATCCCGATGATGCTGTCGCCCGCCGTCGTCGGCAATTTCTGGCGCTTTCTCTACGAGCCGCAGATCGGCCTCTTCGCCTATGCCGTGTCGCTGGTCACAGGCATTCCGACATCGGATATCCAGATGCTCGGCAACGTTACGCTGGCGCCCTGGGCGATCATCATCGTCGATACCTGGATGTGGACGCCTTATGTGATGCTGATCTGCCTCGCTGGCCTGCGCTCGATCCCCGATTATATCTATGAGGCGGCCGAGGTCGACCGTGCCTCGCCCTGGCGGCAGTTCTGGTCGATCACCGTGCCGATGGCCCTGCCTTTCATCATGCTTGCCGTGCTTTTCCGCGGCATCGAGAATTTCAAGATGTTCGACATGGTGACGCTGCTCACCGGCGGCGGGCCGGGCTCGATTACCGAGGTCGCCTCGATCACGCTGAAACGCGCCGCCTTCGAAAGCTGGGCGACCGGCCGGGCCTCGGCCTTCGCCATCATCCTCTTCGTCGCGGTGTTCGGCCTCGCCAACATCTACGTCAAGGCATTGAACAAGGTGAAGCAACGATGA
- a CDS encoding carbohydrate ABC transporter permease, which yields MSAANSAHSVVEPSLSSKRIAGTIVVLYALITLIPLVWIFLTSIKSPPDSISYPPKIVFTPSLEGYCNLFTTRTRQTPDYIASLPAPVGTCDEVTRKRNMVIAGPSNFLPRFVNSLVIAFGSTFLAVFLGTLAAYGFSRFKIPLADDLMFFILSTRMMPPIAVAIPIYLMYRELGLSDTAFGMILLYTAVNVSLAVWLLKGFIDEIPREYEEAAMIDGYTRLQAFRKVVLPQATTGIAATAIFCLIFAWNEYAFAALLTSGEAQTAPPFIPTIIGEGGQDWPAVAAGTTIFLIPILVFTILLRKQLLRGITFGAVRK from the coding sequence ATGAGCGCCGCCAACTCAGCCCATTCGGTCGTCGAACCGAGCCTGTCCAGCAAGCGCATCGCCGGCACCATCGTCGTCCTCTATGCGCTGATCACCCTCATCCCGCTCGTCTGGATCTTCCTGACCAGCATCAAGTCGCCGCCGGATTCGATCAGCTATCCCCCGAAGATCGTCTTCACGCCGTCGCTGGAAGGTTATTGCAACCTGTTCACCACGCGCACGCGCCAGACGCCTGATTATATCGCCTCGCTGCCGGCGCCGGTCGGCACCTGCGATGAGGTGACGCGCAAGCGCAACATGGTGATCGCCGGCCCATCGAACTTCCTGCCGCGCTTCGTCAATTCGCTGGTGATCGCCTTCGGCTCCACCTTCCTCGCGGTCTTCCTCGGCACCCTCGCCGCCTATGGTTTTTCCCGCTTCAAGATACCGCTCGCCGACGACCTGATGTTCTTCATCCTGTCGACGCGCATGATGCCGCCGATCGCCGTCGCCATCCCGATCTATCTGATGTATCGCGAACTCGGCCTGTCGGACACGGCCTTTGGCATGATCCTGCTTTACACCGCCGTCAATGTCTCGCTCGCCGTCTGGCTGCTCAAGGGCTTCATCGACGAAATCCCGCGCGAATACGAGGAAGCGGCAATGATCGACGGCTATACGAGGCTGCAGGCCTTCCGCAAGGTCGTGCTGCCGCAGGCAACCACAGGCATCGCCGCCACCGCGATCTTCTGCCTGATCTTCGCCTGGAACGAATATGCCTTCGCCGCGCTTCTGACCTCGGGCGAGGCCCAGACCGCGCCGCCCTTCATCCCGACGATCATCGGCGAAGGCGGGCAGGACTGGCCGGCCGTCGCCGCCGGCACGACAATTTTCCTGATCCCGATCCTGGTCTTCACCATTCTATTGCGCAAGCAGCTGCTGCGCGGCATCACCTTCGGAGCCGTCCGCAAATGA
- a CDS encoding ABC transporter ATP-binding protein translates to MADIRIENLRKEFGSFVAVQDSSFTVHDGEFLALLGPSGCGKTTTLRMIAGLELPSSGKIYLDGEDVTFNRASARDIAFVFQLFALYPHMNVRKNIGFPLLSQGMPKPEIRQRVEETARLLQIDHILNRSVSGLAGGDRQRVALGRAIVRRPKCFLMDEPLGTLDAEFREIMVHELRELHNRIHATTVYVTHDQHEAMAMADKIAVMNHGIIEQFGTPQEIYAKPATMYVADFIGSPSMNFMRFTSSLKSGDRSILLDGVDVAVPEIHQDMAQSQLALGVRPEHIRFSDASALRGAVYGSEYLGTNQVVAVETPGGMIKARVPANRSFQIGERVGLEFNPAKLALFDCTSGRAVPSSLYQETRHG, encoded by the coding sequence ATGGCGGACATCCGGATCGAAAATCTCCGCAAGGAATTCGGCAGCTTCGTCGCCGTTCAGGATTCGAGCTTCACCGTCCATGACGGCGAGTTCCTGGCGCTTCTGGGCCCCTCCGGCTGCGGCAAGACGACGACGCTTCGCATGATCGCCGGCCTCGAGCTGCCGTCGAGCGGCAAGATCTATCTCGACGGCGAGGACGTCACCTTCAACCGCGCCAGCGCCCGCGACATCGCCTTCGTCTTTCAGCTCTTCGCGCTCTACCCGCATATGAACGTGCGCAAGAATATCGGCTTCCCGCTGCTGTCGCAGGGCATGCCCAAGCCCGAAATCCGTCAGCGTGTCGAGGAGACCGCGCGTCTGCTGCAGATCGACCATATTCTCAACCGCTCGGTCTCCGGTCTTGCCGGCGGCGACCGGCAGCGCGTGGCGCTCGGCCGCGCCATCGTCCGGCGCCCGAAATGCTTCCTGATGGACGAGCCGCTCGGCACGCTCGACGCCGAATTCCGCGAGATCATGGTTCACGAGCTGCGCGAATTGCACAACCGCATCCACGCGACCACCGTCTACGTCACCCACGACCAGCATGAGGCGATGGCGATGGCCGACAAGATCGCCGTCATGAACCATGGCATCATCGAGCAGTTCGGCACGCCGCAGGAGATTTATGCCAAGCCCGCGACCATGTATGTCGCCGATTTCATCGGCTCGCCGTCGATGAACTTCATGCGCTTCACCTCCAGCCTGAAAAGCGGCGATCGCTCCATCCTGCTCGACGGCGTCGATGTCGCCGTTCCCGAGATCCACCAGGACATGGCCCAAAGCCAGCTGGCGCTCGGCGTGCGGCCGGAGCATATCCGCTTCAGCGACGCCTCGGCGCTACGCGGCGCCGTCTATGGCAGCGAATATCTCGGCACCAATCAGGTCGTGGCTGTGGAAACCCCGGGCGGCATGATCAAGGCCCGCGTTCCCGCCAATCGCAGCTTCCAGATTGGCGAAAGGGTCGGCCTCGAATTCAACCCGGCGAAACTCGCGCTCTTCGACTGCACCTCGGGCCGCGCGGTCCCATCCTCGCTTTATCAGGAGACCCGGCATGGCTGA
- a CDS encoding ABC transporter ATP-binding protein, protein MADVVLRNLAKRFGDTQALADLDLSIRDGEFVVLLGPTGAGKTTTLRLIAGLEKPDSGRIEIGGRNVATEAPAERDVAFVFQQYSLYPHMTVYENLAFPLKAPVRKLSAQEIDRRVREVARMVRIDHKLENRSTRLSGGEMQRVAIGRALVRKPAIYLMDEPLSSLDAKLRAELRLELKRIQKELGSTLLYVTHDQVEAMTMADRIGIVAEGRLMQVGTPREIYGNPANLHVAARLGQPHINLLPADLLPGGGPPPGTKTVGARTEHLDIIVGKDANAEIDWIEHLGDQNHLHIRVGNHKLVTLADPYLAIAPGDRISLTLRDPLYFDAAGQRLS, encoded by the coding sequence ATGGCTGATGTCGTCCTCAGGAACCTCGCCAAGCGCTTTGGCGACACCCAGGCTTTGGCCGACCTCGATCTTTCGATCCGCGACGGCGAGTTCGTCGTGCTGCTCGGTCCGACAGGCGCTGGCAAGACCACGACGCTGCGGTTGATCGCCGGCCTCGAAAAGCCCGATAGCGGCCGCATCGAGATCGGCGGCCGCAATGTCGCCACTGAGGCACCCGCCGAGCGCGACGTCGCCTTCGTGTTCCAGCAATATTCGCTCTATCCGCACATGACGGTTTACGAAAACCTCGCCTTCCCGCTGAAGGCGCCGGTCCGCAAGCTGAGTGCGCAGGAGATCGACCGGCGCGTGCGCGAAGTGGCGCGCATGGTCCGGATCGACCACAAGCTGGAAAACCGCTCAACCAGGCTTTCCGGCGGCGAGATGCAGCGTGTCGCGATCGGCCGGGCGTTGGTGCGCAAGCCGGCGATCTACCTAATGGACGAGCCGCTCTCCTCGCTCGACGCCAAGCTGCGCGCCGAACTGCGCCTGGAGCTGAAACGCATCCAGAAGGAACTCGGCTCGACGCTGCTCTATGTCACCCACGATCAGGTTGAAGCCATGACCATGGCCGACCGCATCGGCATCGTTGCCGAGGGACGGCTGATGCAGGTGGGAACGCCGCGCGAGATCTACGGCAATCCAGCCAACCTGCATGTCGCGGCCCGTCTCGGCCAGCCGCACATCAATCTTCTGCCGGCGGACCTCTTGCCGGGCGGCGGGCCGCCGCCCGGCACGAAGACCGTGGGCGCCCGCACGGAGCATCTCGATATCATTGTCGGCAAGGACGCCAATGCCGAGATCGACTGGATCGAGCATCTCGGTGACCAGAACCATCTGCACATCAGAGTCGGCAATCACAAGCTCGTCACACTTGCAGATCCATATCTGGCGATCGCGCCGGGCGACCGGATCAGCCTGACGCTGCGCGATCCGCTTTATTTCGATGCGGCTGGACAGCGCCTGTCCTGA
- a CDS encoding dihydroxyacetone kinase subunit DhaK gives MKHFFNRRESIVTEALDGLLLTSSKGRLARLDSFPDIKVILRADWDKSKVAIISGGGAGHEPSHAGFVGKGMLTAAVSGEIFASPSVDAVLTAIRAVTGEKGALLIVKNYTGDRLNFGLAAEKARAEGFDVEMVIVADDIAIPGINQPRGVAGTLFVHKISGYHAEKGEDLKTVASHAAAAAGDIVSLGMSLSTCSVPGQAHEDRLGENEGELGLGIHGEPGVERITLQPVVDIVSTMVARLSPALHKGANYALLINNLGAVPPLEMTIIAKAVLSSALADRIRLIIGPSPMMTALNMNGFSLSLIRLDAVREAALTAAVEPHAWTPAVERHEIEVIAAPRTSGGLDSANGTAGENDRNRRLITALCEHLILQESDLNWLDGRVGDGDTGSTVATGARSVLARLDTLPLDRPAATLASLGDILGTSMGGSSGVLLSIFFTAAAKAMADKADISAALLAGLDRMTFYGGAAVGDRTMVDALSPALQALASGDVVAAAKAAAAGAESTKTMMKARAGRASYVGERDLAGVADPGAVAVAGAFGVVASLA, from the coding sequence ATGAAACACTTCTTCAACCGCAGGGAAAGCATCGTCACCGAAGCCTTGGACGGTCTGCTTCTGACGAGCAGCAAGGGTCGTCTTGCCCGCCTCGACAGCTTTCCCGACATCAAGGTGATCCTGCGTGCGGACTGGGACAAGTCGAAGGTGGCGATCATCTCAGGCGGCGGCGCCGGCCATGAGCCCTCCCATGCCGGCTTCGTCGGGAAGGGCATGCTGACGGCTGCCGTATCCGGCGAAATCTTCGCCTCGCCGAGCGTCGATGCCGTGCTGACGGCGATCCGCGCCGTGACCGGCGAAAAGGGCGCCCTGCTGATCGTCAAGAACTACACCGGCGACCGGCTGAATTTCGGCCTTGCCGCCGAAAAAGCGCGCGCCGAGGGCTTCGACGTCGAGATGGTCATCGTCGCCGACGATATCGCCATTCCCGGCATCAACCAGCCGCGCGGCGTCGCCGGCACGCTGTTCGTTCACAAGATATCGGGCTATCACGCCGAAAAGGGAGAGGACCTGAAGACGGTGGCAAGCCATGCCGCGGCAGCCGCCGGTGACATCGTCTCGCTCGGCATGTCGCTCTCCACCTGCAGCGTGCCCGGCCAGGCACATGAGGATCGCCTGGGCGAAAACGAAGGCGAACTCGGCCTCGGCATCCATGGCGAGCCCGGCGTCGAACGCATCACGCTGCAGCCGGTCGTCGATATCGTCTCCACCATGGTGGCACGCCTGTCGCCTGCGCTGCACAAAGGGGCAAATTATGCGCTCCTCATCAACAATCTCGGCGCAGTGCCGCCGCTCGAAATGACCATCATTGCCAAGGCCGTTCTGTCCTCCGCACTTGCCGATCGCATCCGGCTGATCATCGGGCCTTCGCCGATGATGACCGCGCTCAACATGAACGGCTTCTCGCTGTCGCTGATCCGGCTGGACGCCGTGCGCGAGGCCGCGCTGACGGCAGCGGTCGAGCCGCATGCCTGGACGCCGGCCGTCGAACGCCACGAGATCGAGGTCATCGCCGCACCGAGAACATCAGGCGGACTGGACAGCGCCAACGGCACGGCCGGAGAAAATGATCGCAACCGGCGCCTGATCACGGCGCTCTGCGAGCATTTGATCTTGCAGGAAAGCGACCTCAACTGGCTGGACGGCCGCGTCGGCGATGGCGATACCGGCTCGACGGTGGCGACGGGCGCCCGCAGCGTGCTGGCCCGCCTCGACACGCTGCCGCTCGACCGGCCGGCGGCAACGCTTGCCTCGCTCGGCGATATCCTCGGCACCAGCATGGGCGGATCGAGCGGCGTGCTGCTGTCGATCTTCTTCACCGCCGCAGCAAAGGCGATGGCTGACAAGGCCGATATATCAGCCGCTCTTCTTGCCGGGCTCGACAGGATGACGTTCTATGGCGGAGCCGCGGTCGGCGACCGGACGATGGTCGACGCGCTGTCACCTGCCTTGCAGGCGCTTGCATCCGGCGATGTCGTCGCAGCGGCAAAGGCAGCGGCAGCCGGTGCCGAGTCGACGAAGACGATGATGAAGGCGAGAGCCGGACGCGCCTCCTATGTCGGCGAAAGGGATCTGGCGGGCGTTGCAGATCCCGGCGCCGTCGCGGTTGCCGGCGCGTTCGGCGTGGTGGCAAGCCTCGCCTGA
- the dhaL gene encoding dihydroxyacetone kinase subunit DhaL encodes MTVQAEPVLVAGLIEVCRATIAANSDHLCALDRAIGDGDHGTNMRRGCEAVSAEGETLSGLPLPDAMEKIGLTLVMNVGGAAGPLYGTLLMEIGRELRKNDEKADFSQVLKQAIDAVARRGRSHAGDKTLLDVLYPVHAALASRSPLGAIARRAERSANRTADMKAMRGRAAYLGDRSIGHVDPGASSCALLTTAICRYLGEHRPQ; translated from the coding sequence ATGACAGTGCAGGCGGAACCGGTGCTTGTGGCAGGGTTGATCGAGGTATGTCGCGCGACGATCGCGGCAAACAGCGATCACCTCTGTGCGCTCGATCGCGCCATCGGCGATGGCGATCACGGAACCAATATGCGGCGCGGCTGCGAGGCGGTGAGCGCCGAAGGCGAAACCCTGTCCGGCCTGCCCTTGCCCGACGCCATGGAAAAGATCGGCCTGACCCTAGTAATGAATGTCGGCGGTGCGGCCGGGCCGCTCTACGGCACGCTGCTGATGGAGATCGGCCGCGAGCTTCGCAAAAACGACGAGAAGGCCGATTTCTCGCAGGTGCTGAAACAGGCGATCGATGCCGTCGCAAGACGCGGTCGGTCGCATGCCGGCGACAAAACCCTGCTCGACGTGCTCTATCCCGTGCATGCGGCACTCGCCAGCCGCTCGCCGCTCGGCGCAATCGCCCGCAGGGCCGAGCGTTCCGCCAACCGCACCGCTGACATGAAGGCGATGCGCGGGCGCGCCGCCTATCTCGGCGACCGCTCGATCGGTCATGTCGATCCCGGCGCGTCGAGCTGCGCGCTGCTGACCACGGCGATCTGCCGCTATCTCGGGGAGCATCGTCCGCAATGA
- the dhaM gene encoding dihydroxyacetone kinase phosphoryl donor subunit DhaM, with translation MNGKTANVGIVIVSHSPLVAQGIADMVRQMVGDSVPLAWSGGNVHGELGTDAGGILRAIEAAWSDAGVAVFVDLGGAETNSEMAIEMLGLPRSALVSICNAPLVEGAVIAAAEASGGASLAKVVATAEELSP, from the coding sequence ATGAATGGAAAGACCGCAAATGTGGGCATTGTGATCGTCTCCCACTCGCCGCTGGTGGCACAGGGGATCGCCGATATGGTGCGGCAAATGGTGGGCGACAGCGTGCCGCTCGCCTGGTCGGGCGGCAATGTCCATGGTGAACTCGGCACCGATGCCGGCGGCATCCTGAGGGCAATCGAAGCCGCTTGGTCCGATGCCGGCGTCGCCGTCTTCGTCGATCTCGGCGGCGCCGAAACCAACAGCGAGATGGCGATCGAAATGCTGGGCCTTCCCCGCTCGGCCCTCGTCTCCATCTGCAACGCGCCGCTGGTCGAAGGCGCCGTCATCGCCGCCGCCGAGGCGTCGGGGGGCGCGTCGCTGGCCAAGGTCGTCGCCACAGCCGAGGAACTGTCCCCCTGA
- a CDS encoding HPr family phosphocarrier protein, producing the protein MTSGLRSEKQEPEPLPEPFKVNCQTEVEVKHGVGLHARPSVTFTRLAKSFPCSIEIAVNGSDVWLNGKSIIKIMSAKIRKGSILRIRADGILAEEAIRALKELIERNFDEEKKHGRTA; encoded by the coding sequence ATGACCAGCGGATTGCGTAGTGAAAAACAGGAGCCCGAGCCATTGCCCGAGCCATTCAAGGTGAATTGCCAGACGGAGGTAGAAGTCAAGCACGGCGTCGGGCTGCATGCCCGCCCCTCCGTTACCTTCACGCGGCTTGCCAAGTCCTTCCCCTGTTCGATCGAGATCGCCGTCAACGGCAGCGACGTCTGGCTGAACGGCAAGAGCATCATCAAGATCATGAGCGCAAAAATCCGAAAAGGATCGATCCTCCGGATCCGCGCCGACGGCATTCTCGCCGAAGAGGCGATCCGCGCGCTGAAGGAACTCATCGAGCGCAACTTCGATGAGGAAAAGAAACATGGCCGCACCGCTTAG
- a CDS encoding putative PEP-binding protein, which yields MAAPLRLTAKSASPGIASGPAFLAERPDAPAPSTAGGYGALEKAIDISIGELERLADGADAESRDIIDFQIEVLRDPTIAEATGARMEADENVVFAWVATLDAYIGELEAADEEQMRARAVDILDIKNRVLGALAGTPIADFPPGSIFVGKDMEPSRFLAHDWSKGGGIALFSGSTAGHVALLARAKSVPMVIGTGRFSAADGDPVRVDGDAGAVVLKAGGILIPSPMPARTSAADAQTEYGELRTADGVPILLSININDPAEIDALDPATAGVGLMRSEFSVASIAEAANEERQLAIYRRVLEQAGDRPVTIRMLDIGGDKPLAGFEDLPSLSASGLRGIRLLLARPEIARVQARALLRAAIFGKLSVMLPMVTFPDEIDRMRELFREEAEKLGRRSLLHRMPPIGMMVEVPAAALMLDTFGSAAFFSFGTNDLTQYLAASSRDDIDADTGKAAPAVLRLLTQAVKLTSGKPLSICGDMAGNPHHLPGLLAAGLRHFSVAPARRPAIRSAIIGLNADGTGAAGE from the coding sequence ATGGCCGCACCGCTTAGGCTGACAGCAAAGAGTGCATCCCCGGGCATCGCATCCGGCCCGGCCTTTCTGGCCGAGCGGCCGGACGCCCCCGCGCCCAGCACGGCCGGCGGATACGGCGCGCTCGAGAAGGCGATCGACATCTCGATCGGCGAACTCGAGCGCCTTGCCGACGGAGCCGATGCCGAAAGCCGGGATATCATCGATTTCCAGATCGAGGTGCTGCGCGATCCGACCATCGCGGAAGCGACCGGCGCGCGCATGGAAGCCGACGAGAACGTCGTCTTTGCCTGGGTCGCCACCCTCGACGCCTATATCGGCGAACTCGAAGCGGCCGACGAAGAGCAGATGCGGGCACGCGCCGTCGATATTCTCGACATCAAGAACCGTGTGCTTGGGGCGCTCGCCGGCACCCCGATCGCCGATTTTCCGCCCGGTTCGATCTTCGTTGGCAAGGATATGGAGCCGAGCCGCTTTCTCGCCCATGACTGGTCGAAAGGCGGCGGCATCGCGCTGTTTTCAGGCAGCACCGCCGGCCATGTCGCCCTGCTCGCCCGGGCCAAATCGGTACCGATGGTGATCGGCACCGGCCGCTTTTCGGCAGCGGACGGAGATCCGGTCAGAGTGGATGGCGATGCCGGCGCGGTCGTCCTCAAGGCCGGCGGCATACTGATCCCATCGCCGATGCCCGCACGAACTTCTGCCGCCGACGCGCAAACCGAATACGGCGAACTGCGCACGGCGGACGGCGTGCCGATCCTGCTCTCCATCAACATCAACGACCCCGCAGAGATCGACGCGCTCGATCCGGCGACGGCAGGCGTCGGCCTGATGCGCTCTGAATTTTCAGTCGCCTCGATCGCCGAGGCCGCCAATGAGGAACGGCAGCTGGCGATCTATCGCCGCGTGCTGGAACAGGCGGGCGACAGGCCGGTGACCATAAGAATGCTGGATATCGGGGGCGACAAGCCGCTCGCCGGGTTCGAAGACCTGCCTAGTCTCTCGGCCTCTGGCCTGCGCGGCATCCGACTGCTGCTTGCCCGGCCGGAAATCGCCCGCGTGCAGGCCCGCGCCCTGCTGCGCGCCGCCATCTTCGGCAAGCTTTCGGTGATGCTGCCGATGGTGACCTTTCCCGACGAGATCGACAGGATGCGCGAATTGTTCCGCGAGGAAGCCGAAAAGCTCGGCCGCCGATCCCTGCTCCACCGGATGCCGCCGATCGGCATGATGGTGGAGGTGCCGGCCGCAGCGTTGATGCTCGATACTTTCGGGTCAGCAGCATTCTTTTCGTTCGGCACCAATGATCTTACCCAGTATCTCGCCGCCTCCTCTCGCGACGATATCGATGCCGATACCGGCAAGGCCGCACCCGCCGTGCTCCGGCTGCTTACCCAGGCGGTGAAGCTGACTTCCGGCAAGCCACTCAGCATCTGCGGCGACATGGCCGGCAATCCGCACCATCTGCCCGGGCTGCTCGCCGCCGGCCTCCGGCATTTTTCCGTGGCGCCGGCCCGGCGTCCCGCGATAAGATCGGCGATCATCGGGCTCAACGCCGATGGCACAGGGGCAGCCGGAGAGTAG